A stretch of the Lolium perenne isolate Kyuss_39 chromosome 3, Kyuss_2.0, whole genome shotgun sequence genome encodes the following:
- the LOC127341835 gene encoding casein kinase 1-like protein HD16, with protein MDEFDSGDKGAAAPAPAPAAGDDGNSAPLPETVQIGNSPTYKLGRKLGKGGFGQVYVGRRISSPSLGDRNTGANALEVALKFEHRTSKGCNYGAPSEWQVYNTLSGNHGVPRVHYKGKQGDFYIMVMDMLGPSLWDVWNNNSHSMSVEMVACIAIEAISILEKMHSKGYVHGDVKPENFLLGPCGTLEEKRLFLVDLGLATKWKGTGNGHVEYDQRPDIFRGTVRYASVHAHLGRTGSRRDDLESLAYTLIFLLRGRLPWQGYQGDNKGFLVSKKKMATSPESLCGICPQSFRQFVEYVVNLKFDEEPNYAKCISLFDGIVGPNPDIRPINTDGAQKLIYQVGQKRGRLIVEEDDEQPKKKIRMGMPATQWISVYSARRPMKQRYHYNVADDRLVQHILKGNEDGLFISSVSSSSNLWALIMDAGTGFSAQVYEISLHFLHKEWILEQWERNYYITALAGATSGSSLVIMSKGTSYAQQSYKVSDSFPFKWINKKWKEGFYVTSMATAGSRWAVVMSRNAGFTDQVVELDFLYPSEGIHQRWDNGYRITATAATLDQAAFILSIPRRKPNDETQETLRTSAFPSQHVKEKWSKNLYLASICYGRAAS; from the exons ATGGACGAGTTCGACAGCGGCGACAAGGGAGCtgccgcccccgcccccgccccGGCCGCTGGCGACGACGGCAACTCCGCGCCGCTCCCCGAGACG GTGCAAATTGGGAATTCGCCAACCTATAAGCTTGGAAGGAAGCTTGGAAAGGGAGGTTTTGGACAAGTATATGTTGGCCGACGTATTTCTTCTCCTAGTCTTGGTGACAGGAATACTGGTGCAAATGCTTTGGAG GTTGCACTAAAATTTGAACATAGAACCAGCAAAGGTTGCAACTATGGAGCTCCATCTGAGTGGCAGGTTTACAA CACTCTTAGTGGAAATCATGGTGTTCCACGGGTACACTACAAAGGAAAGCAGGGTGATTTTTACATTATG GTTATGGATATGTTGGGACCAAGCCTGTGGGATGTTTGGAATAATAATTCCCATTC GATGTCTGTTGAGATGGTTGCTTGCATTGCCATAGAAGCCATCTCCATTCTTGAAAAGATGCACTCAAAAGG GTATGTCCATGGTGATGTGAAACCTGAGAACTTTCTGCTTGGTCCATGTGGTACCCTGGAAGAGAAGAGACTTTTTCTTGTTGACCTTGGACTGG CTACGAAGTGGAAAGGCACTGGTAATGGGCACGTTGAATACGACCAGAGACCTGACATATTTAG GGGAACTGTTCGTTACGCTAGTGTGCATGCTCACTTGGGAAGAACTGGTAGTAGGAGAGATGATCTTGAATCCCTTGCGTACACACTTATTTTTCTTCTCCGTGGCCGCCTGCCTTGGCAAGGATACCAG GGAGACAACAAAGGTTTTCTTGTCAGCAAGAAAAAGATGGCGACCTCTCCAGAATCTCTCTGTGGCATTTGTCCACAATCTTTTCGACAATTTGTTGAGTATGTCGTGAACTTGAAGTTTGACGAAGAACCCAATTATGCAAAGTGCATCTCTCTTTTTGATGGCATTGTTGGTCCAAATCCAGACATCAGACCTATAAACACTGATGGTGCTCAGAAG CTTATATATCAGGTTGGTCAGAAGCGAGGACGCCTCATAGTCGAGGAAGATGATGAGCAGCCTAAGAAGAAGATTAGGATGGGAATGCCAGCAACTCAGTGGATTAGTGTTTACAGTGCCCGGCGGCCTATGAAGCAGAG GTACCACTATAATGTTGCAGATGATAGATTAGTACAGCATATTCTGAAGGGAAATGAAGATGGATTGTTTATAAGTTCAGTTTCCTCTTCCTCAAATCTGTGGGCTTTAATAATGGATGCTGGAACCGGTTTTAGTGCTCAAGTATATGAAATTTCTCTTCACTTCCTTCACAAG GAATGGATACTGGAACAGTGGGAGAGAAATTACTATATCACTGCGCTGGCTGGTGCGACCAGTGGAAGTTCCTTGGTAATCATGTCGAAAG GAACATCATACGCACAACAATCCTACAAAGTAAGTGATTCATTTCCCTTCAAGTGGATAAACAAAAAGTGGAAGGAGGGCTTCTACGTCACATCCATGGCTACAGCTGGAAGTCGATGGGCAGTTGTCATGTCCCGAAATGCTGGTTTCACAGATCAG GTAGTGGAGTTAGATTTCTTATATCCGAGTGAGGGCATCCATCAACGTTGGGATAATGGTTATCGCATCACTGCAACAGCTGCCACATTGGACCAGGCGGCTTTTATCTTGAGCATACCTAGACGAAAGCCTAACGATGAAACACAGGAGACCCTAAGAACATCTGCTTTCCCCAGCCAGCATGTGAAG GAAAAATGGTCAAAAAATCTGTACTTGGCATCCATCTGCTATGGAAGGGCGGCATCATGA
- the LOC139837917 gene encoding uncharacterized protein produces MTTLGWNIRGVGDLRNVQELERLVHTHHPQLVFLSETRQKKDVVESLRWRLGLEHVVTFHEEGKGGGAPWTFDNKQKGVRNVRVRLDRAVATPTWSDIYPNCSKSSDRKGKFGAYKLDLAKAYTEQWIEWVMTCVKIVQYSVRFNGEILESFRPSRGLRQGDPLSPYLFLFVADGLSRLLQEEIDKGQIRDLKVCRRSPGISHLLFADDSLLFFEANVDQANKIKMVLNKYEVATGQLLSPGKCSLLLGNKCTVEEGNEVASILDIQTVGFEEKYLGLPVPEGRMKDGKFQPIKETIMKKFSDYAEKYSSSGAKDVLIKAVIQAIPTYPMSVFQFSAGFCEELMKLIRDFWWGDENERRKIHWMSWNKLTKRKGQGGMGFRDLHLFNQALLAKQAWRLIAFPNSLCARLLKGIMHGLELLKKGIVRRIGNGKKANRSRRLPNVLPTCTICGREEETGYHATMKCTKAMALRQGLAKSWNLPQEKELGFTGNDWVLVLLDKLDKEMREKMMFIWWRAWHHRNNIIFDKGDASVNNSIRYLQNYLATLQGIAKGGDLANRKGKDKVLQNSEIYRAKETVATETWRKPEEGWVKCNVDASFSSEERTGAWGAVLRDHNGQVIASAWDYISHCNSATVGEAVACLEGLKLALANSSLNLIIETDCAAVLEVFKSDSMDRSESCVIAKEFRLKKPPDRQVVLAKISRVYNAVAHELCQLGRRELSGGVLQNSVPTCVSKAVLDDCNQNFVI; encoded by the exons ATGACGACATTAGGATGGAACATCCGGGGAGTAGGCGACCTCCGGAATGTTCAAGAGCTCGAGCGCCTCGTGCACACTCACCACCCTCAACTTGTTTTCCTGTCTGAGACTCGCCAGAAAAAAGATGTCGTCGAGAGCCTGCGGTGGAGACTTGGTCTCGAGCATGTAGTTACCTTCCATGAGGAAGGAAAGGGGGGAG GTGCTCCCTGGACTTTTGATAACAAGCAAAAGGGAGTCCGAAATGTGAGAGTCAGATTGGACCGTGCTGTTGCTACCCCAACGTGGTCTGATATATATCCAAACTGCTCG AAGAGCTCGGATAGGAAAGGAAAATTTGGTGCTTACAAGCTTGACCTGGCTAAAGCCTACACAGA ACAGTGGATTGAGTGGGTGATGACTTGTGTTAAAATAGTACAATATTCAGTTCGCTTCAATGGGGAAATTCTGGAAAGTTTTAGACCATCAAGAGGCCTTCGCCAAGGTGACCCGCTATCACCTTATCTATTTCTCTTCGTGGCAGATGGCCTATCTAGGCTGCTTCAAGAAGAGATTGATAAAGGACAGATTAGAGACCTTAAAGTGTGCAGACGTAGTCCTGGAATATCGCATCTGCTCTTTGCAGATGACAGCCTATTGTTCTTTGAAGCTAATGTGGACCAAGCAAACAAAATTAAAATGGTCCTAAATAAGTATGAGGTAGCTACAGGACAATTGTTGAGCCCTGGAAAATGTTCACTTTTACTAGGAAATAAGTGTACAGTGGAAGAAGGAAATGAGGTAGCTTCAATCCTTGACATTCAAACAGTTGGCTTTGAAGAAAAATACTTGGGTCTGCCAGTGCCGGAGGGCCGGATGAAAGATGGAAAATTTCAGCCTATCAAGGAAACAATAATGAAGAAATTTTCAGATTATGCAGAAAAATACTCTTCCAGTGGTGCAAAAGATGTTCTAATTAAAGCAGTGATTCAAGCAATCCCAACTTACCCTATGAGTGTATTCCAATTCTCGGCAGGTTTTTGCGAAGAGCTCATGAAGCTAATTAGAGATTTTTGGTGGGGAGATGAGAATGAAAGACGCAAAATACACTGGATGAGCTGGAACAAATTAACAAAAAGAAAAGGACAGGGTGGAATGGGGTTCCGAGACCTGCACCTTTTCAACCAGGCATTACTCGCAAAACAAGCCTGGCGCCTTATTGCGTTCCCAAATAGCCTCTGTGCCAGACTCCTCAAG GGTATTATGCATGGGCTAGAATTGCTAAAAAAGGGCATTGTGCGGCGTATTGGAAACGGAAAAAAG GCTAATAGAAGCAGGAGACTTCCTAATGTGCTTCCTACATGTACCATCTGTGGGAGAGAAGAGGAAACAGGGTATCATGCTACAATGAAGTGCACCAAAGCAATGGCATTGAGACAAGGTTTAGCCAAGAGCTGGAACCTACCTCAGGAGAAAGAGCTTGGTTTTACAGGCAATGATTGGGTTCTAGTACTTCTTGATAAGTTGGATAAAGAAATGAGGGAAAAAATGATGTTTATTTGGTGGAGAGCTTGGCACCACCGAAATAACATAATTTTTGACAAGGGAGATGCTTCTGTTAATAACTCCATCCGCTATTTACAAAACTATCTAGCTACCTTGCAGGGAATAGCAAAGGGAGGAGACTTAGCGAATAGGAAAGGCAAAGATAAGGTTCTTCAAAATTCTGAAATCTACAGGGCAAAGGAGACGGTGGCAACAGAAACTTGGAGGAAGCCGGAAGAAGGATGGGTGAAGTGCAATGTAGATGCAAGCTTCTCAAGTGAAGAAAGAACGGGAGCATGGGGAGCTGTACTGAGAGATCATAATGGACAGGTCATTGCCTCGGCATGGGACTATATTTCTCACTGCAATTCAGCAACTGTTGGGGAAGCAGTAGCATGCTTGGAAGGCCTTAAATTAGCACTGGCAAATTCATCCTTAAATCTGATTATTGAAACTGACTGTGCTGCAGTACTGGAGGTGTTTAAATCTGATAGTATGGACAGATCTGAGTCTTGTGTTATAGCAAAGGAATTTAGACTGAAGAAGCCCCCTGATAGACAAGTCGTGTTAGCTAAGATTAGCAGGGTCTATAATGCTGTAGCTCATGAGCTATGTCAATTAGGTCGTAGAGAGTTGAGTGGTGGTGTGTTACAAAACTCGGTTCCGACCTGCGTGTCGAAAGCGGTTTTGGATGATTGTAACCAAAACTTTGTTATTTGA